The window GGTGCTGCACAGGCAACAGATTTGGTTACCCAAAAGGTTCTTATTAACGGGACTGCATTGAGCACCAGTGTTTTGCTTTCGCGGATTTTGGTAAATAAAACTTTTAATAAAGTTTCATACGCTAAAATTGTGTTTCTGGATGGGTCGGCCTCTGATGCCGACTTCCCGCTTAGCGATGATGACACCTACAAGCCCGGCAATACGGTAGAAATTCAATTAGGCTACCACGGGCAAACCGATACTGTATTTAAGGGGATTATTGTAAAACATGCTATTAAGGCAAAGCAAAACGGCGCCTCGTTGCTTACCATCGAAGCAAAGGATAGGGCAATAACATTAACAGCGAACCGAAACAGCGCGTACTACATTAACCAAAAGGACAGCAATGTAATAACAACGCTGGCCGGCAGCCTGGATACCGATATTGACGACACCGGTGTAACCCAGCCCCAACTGGTACAGTTTGACGCCACCAACTGGGACTTTATACTAACCCGGGCCGAAGCCAATGGGATGCTGGTACTTGCCGACGATGGCAAGCTGGTTGTTAAAAAACCAACCACCAGCGGTTCGCCGGTATTAACCGCAACTTACGGGCAAAGTATTTTTGAGTTTGAAGCCGAAATGGACGCTCGTCGCCAGTTTTCTTCAGTTTCGAGTATCTCCTGGGACTATACACAGCAACAGCTCGAAAAATCGGGCCCCGGCAGCACATCATTCATCGACAATGGCAATATCCAGGTTTCTGACATTGCCACGGTGTTGAACGCGCAGGTACAACTGAACCACCCGGGACATTTAACCCAACAACAGCTGCAAAACTGGTCCGATTCGTACGAACTGCGGAACCATCTTTCTAAAAATGTTGGCCGTGTGCGTATCCAGGGGAATGCCAAAGTAAAACCAGGTACAATGATAACCCTTGCCGGCGTTGGCGACCGTTTTAACGGCAACGTGTTTGTAAGCGGCATCATGCACATTTTTGATGGCTTTTGGTCAACCGACGTTCAGTTTGGTTGGAGCGAAGACTGGTTTTATAAAAAAGAAGATGTGATGAACAAGCCTACCTCGGGACTACTACCTGGTGTTAATGGCTTGCTTATCGGCACCGTGCTGGATGTTAACGACGCCGACCAAAGCCAATACCGTGTAAAGGTGCAGGTGCCAACCATTACTTCGGGCAGCGA is drawn from Mucilaginibacter ginsenosidivorax and contains these coding sequences:
- the vgrG gene encoding type VI secretion system tip protein VgrG → MLDSLPPGAAQATDLVTQKVLINGTALSTSVLLSRILVNKTFNKVSYAKIVFLDGSASDADFPLSDDDTYKPGNTVEIQLGYHGQTDTVFKGIIVKHAIKAKQNGASLLTIEAKDRAITLTANRNSAYYINQKDSNVITTLAGSLDTDIDDTGVTQPQLVQFDATNWDFILTRAEANGMLVLADDGKLVVKKPTTSGSPVLTATYGQSIFEFEAEMDARRQFSSVSSISWDYTQQQLEKSGPGSTSFIDNGNIQVSDIATVLNAQVQLNHPGHLTQQQLQNWSDSYELRNHLSKNVGRVRIQGNAKVKPGTMITLAGVGDRFNGNVFVSGIMHIFDGFWSTDVQFGWSEDWFYKKEDVMNKPTSGLLPGVNGLLIGTVLDVNDADQSQYRVKVQVPTITSGSDGIWARVATLDAGANRGTYFRPQATDEVILGFLNDDPREPVILGYLHSSSSKKSPLPVDSGAEQYGFVSKQGIKLIFDDTNSRLTLSVTTPTGQKSIILNDSSGAFAMTDENQNSIKMDPSGITIQAGTGNVIIKGTTVMIN